One region of Danio rerio strain Tuebingen ecotype United States chromosome 5, GRCz12tu, whole genome shotgun sequence genomic DNA includes:
- the LOC101885607 gene encoding uncharacterized protein isoform X1: MYTDLVFLFSNGDSTPCVSRWKNNELCMKQVESKMINRMLFKVQYQARKRYMKLPVLEYDALIREVKEKFGISPDNTIYLADETGTEVDEDVFADIMEQKPDTLWTIVDSMATEDSTAPPPSQFSSEMKTVSPTDSCVSVLSTKRPRTDDQFTEAKELVKDVLGKKSAGEKIFQEYRATGKITDSTRRILVNAVVGDMIEKHGNIPPKEIRIKYAVGIVTLFPSLKDPYSKRGYEHFYDPEGNSGYIAWRLKTVQRNSQVSRTSIPQGISERRGPITKRAFLTTEIQLEGDSCQEAISFLKHCSDLEQVAAKMKSTFQYRQELIRNPEKSSSVFNIFPRFLDTKGLVLQDFELLFGVETSAKLLEKWGSSLKHKVIGEAKTLTQSFHLSRLIESAEQCESSQEVTEWDSDMSSLLLLLYLLPPPSSGKKNIVKISVQEALNHIVRFHKSCCSFDDVLRAGQTTQPYILAVGTLKNCIHDYYIIVDGQLIPCKAMSSLAAFDELFKAHYVFGISYDAALHSMYTFLQTTVYNIDVGVTHESPRVRDLRAKILN, encoded by the exons ATGTACACTGATTTAGTGTTCCTTTTTTCAAACGGAGACTCGACGCCTTGCGTGTCACGCTGGAAAAATAACGAACTATGCATGAAGCAAGTAGAATCAAAA ATGATCAACAGAATGCTGTTTAAAGTACAGTATCAAGCTCGTAAGAGATACATGAAGCTTCCAGTATTGGAATATGATGCCCTTATACGGGAAG TCAAGGAGAAATTTGGTATATCTCCAGATAATACCATTTATTTGGCAGACGAGACCGGAACTGAAGTGGATGAAGATGTTTTTGCTGATATTATGGAACAAAAGCCTGACACACTTTGGACAATTGTTGATTCTATGGCTACAGAAG aTTCTACTGCCCCACCACCCTCTCAATTTTCAAGTGAAATGAAAACGGTGTCACCAACAGACAGCTGTGTTTCTGTTCTCTCAACAAAAAGACCTCGAACTGACGACCAATTTACTGAGGCCAAGGAG CTTGTAAAAGATGTATTGGGGAAAAAAAGTGCAGGGGAGAAGATTTTTCAGGAGTACAGAGCAACTGGGAAAATCACAGATTCTACAAGGCGAATTCTTGTGAATGCTGTAGTTGGAGACATGATTGAAAAACATGG GAACATTCCACCAAAAGAAATAAGAATTAAATATGCTGTTGGAATAGTGACTCTGTTCCCCTCCCTCAAAGATCCCTACTCCAAAAGAGGCTAT GAACATTTTTATGATCCAGAAGGTAACTCTGGATACATAGCCTGGAGACTGAAAACGGTTCAGCGCAACAGTCAAGTCAGTAGGACCAGCATTCCACAAGGCATCTCTGAGAGGAGGGGCCCTATCACTAAAAGAGCGTTTTTGACAACGGAGATACAGCTAGAGGGAGATAGCTGCCAGGAAGCCATTTCATTTCTAAAACACTGTTCTGATCTGGAGCAAGTGGCTGCAAAGATGAAATCTACTTTCCAGTATCGCCAGGAACTGATCCGCAATCCTGAAAAGTCGTCATCTGTTTTCAATATATTCCCTAGGTTTCTTGACACAAAAGGCCTG GTGCTTCAAGACTTTGAGTTGCTGTTTGGAGTAGAGACTTCAGCAAAGCTTCTGGAGAAGTGGGGATCTTCTCTTAAACACAAAGTAATTGGAGAAGCCAAAACCCTGACCCAGTCATTTCATCTGAGTCGTCTGATCGAGTCTGCAGAGCAATGTGAAAGCAGTCAAGAAGTTACAG AGTGGGACAGTGACATGTCTTCACTGTTGTTGCTTCTCTATCTCCTTCCACCACCTTCAAGTGGAAAGAAGAATATTGTAAAGATCAGTGTCCAAGAAGCATTAAACCACATAGTAAGGTTCCACAAG tcctgTTGCAGTTTCGATGACGTGCTGAGGGCAGGACAGACAACACAGCCGTACATCTTGGCAGTCGGAACTTTGAAGAATTGCATCCATGACTATTACATCATCGTGGATGGACAACTCATTCCCTGCAAGGCGATGTCCTCTCTGGCTGCTTTTGATGAGCTTTTCAAAGCACATTATGTGTTCGGGATTTCATATGATGCTGCTTTACACAGTATGTACACGTTTCTTCAAACAACGGTTTACAACATTGACGTTGGTGTCACTCATGAAAGCCCTCGAGTCAGGGATCTTCGAGCCAAGATTCTAAATTAG
- the LOC101885607 gene encoding uncharacterized protein isoform X2 has translation MKQVESKMINRMLFKVQYQARKRYMKLPVLEYDALIREVKEKFGISPDNTIYLADETGTEVDEDVFADIMEQKPDTLWTIVDSMATEDSTAPPPSQFSSEMKTVSPTDSCVSVLSTKRPRTDDQFTEAKELVKDVLGKKSAGEKIFQEYRATGKITDSTRRILVNAVVGDMIEKHGNIPPKEIRIKYAVGIVTLFPSLKDPYSKRGYEHFYDPEGNSGYIAWRLKTVQRNSQVSRTSIPQGISERRGPITKRAFLTTEIQLEGDSCQEAISFLKHCSDLEQVAAKMKSTFQYRQELIRNPEKSSSVFNIFPRFLDTKGLVLQDFELLFGVETSAKLLEKWGSSLKHKVIGEAKTLTQSFHLSRLIESAEQCESSQEVTEWDSDMSSLLLLLYLLPPPSSGKKNIVKISVQEALNHIVRFHKSCCSFDDVLRAGQTTQPYILAVGTLKNCIHDYYIIVDGQLIPCKAMSSLAAFDELFKAHYVFGISYDAALHSMYTFLQTTVYNIDVGVTHESPRVRDLRAKILN, from the exons ATGAAGCAAGTAGAATCAAAA ATGATCAACAGAATGCTGTTTAAAGTACAGTATCAAGCTCGTAAGAGATACATGAAGCTTCCAGTATTGGAATATGATGCCCTTATACGGGAAG TCAAGGAGAAATTTGGTATATCTCCAGATAATACCATTTATTTGGCAGACGAGACCGGAACTGAAGTGGATGAAGATGTTTTTGCTGATATTATGGAACAAAAGCCTGACACACTTTGGACAATTGTTGATTCTATGGCTACAGAAG aTTCTACTGCCCCACCACCCTCTCAATTTTCAAGTGAAATGAAAACGGTGTCACCAACAGACAGCTGTGTTTCTGTTCTCTCAACAAAAAGACCTCGAACTGACGACCAATTTACTGAGGCCAAGGAG CTTGTAAAAGATGTATTGGGGAAAAAAAGTGCAGGGGAGAAGATTTTTCAGGAGTACAGAGCAACTGGGAAAATCACAGATTCTACAAGGCGAATTCTTGTGAATGCTGTAGTTGGAGACATGATTGAAAAACATGG GAACATTCCACCAAAAGAAATAAGAATTAAATATGCTGTTGGAATAGTGACTCTGTTCCCCTCCCTCAAAGATCCCTACTCCAAAAGAGGCTAT GAACATTTTTATGATCCAGAAGGTAACTCTGGATACATAGCCTGGAGACTGAAAACGGTTCAGCGCAACAGTCAAGTCAGTAGGACCAGCATTCCACAAGGCATCTCTGAGAGGAGGGGCCCTATCACTAAAAGAGCGTTTTTGACAACGGAGATACAGCTAGAGGGAGATAGCTGCCAGGAAGCCATTTCATTTCTAAAACACTGTTCTGATCTGGAGCAAGTGGCTGCAAAGATGAAATCTACTTTCCAGTATCGCCAGGAACTGATCCGCAATCCTGAAAAGTCGTCATCTGTTTTCAATATATTCCCTAGGTTTCTTGACACAAAAGGCCTG GTGCTTCAAGACTTTGAGTTGCTGTTTGGAGTAGAGACTTCAGCAAAGCTTCTGGAGAAGTGGGGATCTTCTCTTAAACACAAAGTAATTGGAGAAGCCAAAACCCTGACCCAGTCATTTCATCTGAGTCGTCTGATCGAGTCTGCAGAGCAATGTGAAAGCAGTCAAGAAGTTACAG AGTGGGACAGTGACATGTCTTCACTGTTGTTGCTTCTCTATCTCCTTCCACCACCTTCAAGTGGAAAGAAGAATATTGTAAAGATCAGTGTCCAAGAAGCATTAAACCACATAGTAAGGTTCCACAAG tcctgTTGCAGTTTCGATGACGTGCTGAGGGCAGGACAGACAACACAGCCGTACATCTTGGCAGTCGGAACTTTGAAGAATTGCATCCATGACTATTACATCATCGTGGATGGACAACTCATTCCCTGCAAGGCGATGTCCTCTCTGGCTGCTTTTGATGAGCTTTTCAAAGCACATTATGTGTTCGGGATTTCATATGATGCTGCTTTACACAGTATGTACACGTTTCTTCAAACAACGGTTTACAACATTGACGTTGGTGTCACTCATGAAAGCCCTCGAGTCAGGGATCTTCGAGCCAAGATTCTAAATTAG
- the LOC101885607 gene encoding uncharacterized protein isoform X3 has translation MPKQMINRMLFKVQYQARKRYMKLPVLEYDALIREVKEKFGISPDNTIYLADETGTEVDEDVFADIMEQKPDTLWTIVDSMATEDSTAPPPSQFSSEMKTVSPTDSCVSVLSTKRPRTDDQFTEAKELVKDVLGKKSAGEKIFQEYRATGKITDSTRRILVNAVVGDMIEKHGNIPPKEIRIKYAVGIVTLFPSLKDPYSKRGYEHFYDPEGNSGYIAWRLKTVQRNSQVSRTSIPQGISERRGPITKRAFLTTEIQLEGDSCQEAISFLKHCSDLEQVAAKMKSTFQYRQELIRNPEKSSSVFNIFPRFLDTKGLVLQDFELLFGVETSAKLLEKWGSSLKHKVIGEAKTLTQSFHLSRLIESAEQCESSQEVTEWDSDMSSLLLLLYLLPPPSSGKKNIVKISVQEALNHIVRFHKSCCSFDDVLRAGQTTQPYILAVGTLKNCIHDYYIIVDGQLIPCKAMSSLAAFDELFKAHYVFGISYDAALHSMYTFLQTTVYNIDVGVTHESPRVRDLRAKILN, from the exons ATGCCAAAACAG ATGATCAACAGAATGCTGTTTAAAGTACAGTATCAAGCTCGTAAGAGATACATGAAGCTTCCAGTATTGGAATATGATGCCCTTATACGGGAAG TCAAGGAGAAATTTGGTATATCTCCAGATAATACCATTTATTTGGCAGACGAGACCGGAACTGAAGTGGATGAAGATGTTTTTGCTGATATTATGGAACAAAAGCCTGACACACTTTGGACAATTGTTGATTCTATGGCTACAGAAG aTTCTACTGCCCCACCACCCTCTCAATTTTCAAGTGAAATGAAAACGGTGTCACCAACAGACAGCTGTGTTTCTGTTCTCTCAACAAAAAGACCTCGAACTGACGACCAATTTACTGAGGCCAAGGAG CTTGTAAAAGATGTATTGGGGAAAAAAAGTGCAGGGGAGAAGATTTTTCAGGAGTACAGAGCAACTGGGAAAATCACAGATTCTACAAGGCGAATTCTTGTGAATGCTGTAGTTGGAGACATGATTGAAAAACATGG GAACATTCCACCAAAAGAAATAAGAATTAAATATGCTGTTGGAATAGTGACTCTGTTCCCCTCCCTCAAAGATCCCTACTCCAAAAGAGGCTAT GAACATTTTTATGATCCAGAAGGTAACTCTGGATACATAGCCTGGAGACTGAAAACGGTTCAGCGCAACAGTCAAGTCAGTAGGACCAGCATTCCACAAGGCATCTCTGAGAGGAGGGGCCCTATCACTAAAAGAGCGTTTTTGACAACGGAGATACAGCTAGAGGGAGATAGCTGCCAGGAAGCCATTTCATTTCTAAAACACTGTTCTGATCTGGAGCAAGTGGCTGCAAAGATGAAATCTACTTTCCAGTATCGCCAGGAACTGATCCGCAATCCTGAAAAGTCGTCATCTGTTTTCAATATATTCCCTAGGTTTCTTGACACAAAAGGCCTG GTGCTTCAAGACTTTGAGTTGCTGTTTGGAGTAGAGACTTCAGCAAAGCTTCTGGAGAAGTGGGGATCTTCTCTTAAACACAAAGTAATTGGAGAAGCCAAAACCCTGACCCAGTCATTTCATCTGAGTCGTCTGATCGAGTCTGCAGAGCAATGTGAAAGCAGTCAAGAAGTTACAG AGTGGGACAGTGACATGTCTTCACTGTTGTTGCTTCTCTATCTCCTTCCACCACCTTCAAGTGGAAAGAAGAATATTGTAAAGATCAGTGTCCAAGAAGCATTAAACCACATAGTAAGGTTCCACAAG tcctgTTGCAGTTTCGATGACGTGCTGAGGGCAGGACAGACAACACAGCCGTACATCTTGGCAGTCGGAACTTTGAAGAATTGCATCCATGACTATTACATCATCGTGGATGGACAACTCATTCCCTGCAAGGCGATGTCCTCTCTGGCTGCTTTTGATGAGCTTTTCAAAGCACATTATGTGTTCGGGATTTCATATGATGCTGCTTTACACAGTATGTACACGTTTCTTCAAACAACGGTTTACAACATTGACGTTGGTGTCACTCATGAAAGCCCTCGAGTCAGGGATCTTCGAGCCAAGATTCTAAATTAG
- the LOC101885607 gene encoding uncharacterized protein isoform X4: MPKQMINRMLFKVQYQARKRYMKLPVLEYDALIREDNTIYLADETGTEVDEDVFADIMEQKPDTLWTIVDSMATEDSTAPPPSQFSSEMKTVSPTDSCVSVLSTKRPRTDDQFTEAKELVKDVLGKKSAGEKIFQEYRATGKITDSTRRILVNAVVGDMIEKHGNIPPKEIRIKYAVGIVTLFPSLKDPYSKRGYEHFYDPEGNSGYIAWRLKTVQRNSQVSRTSIPQGISERRGPITKRAFLTTEIQLEGDSCQEAISFLKHCSDLEQVAAKMKSTFQYRQELIRNPEKSSSVFNIFPRFLDTKGLVLQDFELLFGVETSAKLLEKWGSSLKHKVIGEAKTLTQSFHLSRLIESAEQCESSQEVTEWDSDMSSLLLLLYLLPPPSSGKKNIVKISVQEALNHIVRFHKSCCSFDDVLRAGQTTQPYILAVGTLKNCIHDYYIIVDGQLIPCKAMSSLAAFDELFKAHYVFGISYDAALHSMYTFLQTTVYNIDVGVTHESPRVRDLRAKILN; this comes from the exons ATGCCAAAACAG ATGATCAACAGAATGCTGTTTAAAGTACAGTATCAAGCTCGTAAGAGATACATGAAGCTTCCAGTATTGGAATATGATGCCCTTATACGGGAAG ATAATACCATTTATTTGGCAGACGAGACCGGAACTGAAGTGGATGAAGATGTTTTTGCTGATATTATGGAACAAAAGCCTGACACACTTTGGACAATTGTTGATTCTATGGCTACAGAAG aTTCTACTGCCCCACCACCCTCTCAATTTTCAAGTGAAATGAAAACGGTGTCACCAACAGACAGCTGTGTTTCTGTTCTCTCAACAAAAAGACCTCGAACTGACGACCAATTTACTGAGGCCAAGGAG CTTGTAAAAGATGTATTGGGGAAAAAAAGTGCAGGGGAGAAGATTTTTCAGGAGTACAGAGCAACTGGGAAAATCACAGATTCTACAAGGCGAATTCTTGTGAATGCTGTAGTTGGAGACATGATTGAAAAACATGG GAACATTCCACCAAAAGAAATAAGAATTAAATATGCTGTTGGAATAGTGACTCTGTTCCCCTCCCTCAAAGATCCCTACTCCAAAAGAGGCTAT GAACATTTTTATGATCCAGAAGGTAACTCTGGATACATAGCCTGGAGACTGAAAACGGTTCAGCGCAACAGTCAAGTCAGTAGGACCAGCATTCCACAAGGCATCTCTGAGAGGAGGGGCCCTATCACTAAAAGAGCGTTTTTGACAACGGAGATACAGCTAGAGGGAGATAGCTGCCAGGAAGCCATTTCATTTCTAAAACACTGTTCTGATCTGGAGCAAGTGGCTGCAAAGATGAAATCTACTTTCCAGTATCGCCAGGAACTGATCCGCAATCCTGAAAAGTCGTCATCTGTTTTCAATATATTCCCTAGGTTTCTTGACACAAAAGGCCTG GTGCTTCAAGACTTTGAGTTGCTGTTTGGAGTAGAGACTTCAGCAAAGCTTCTGGAGAAGTGGGGATCTTCTCTTAAACACAAAGTAATTGGAGAAGCCAAAACCCTGACCCAGTCATTTCATCTGAGTCGTCTGATCGAGTCTGCAGAGCAATGTGAAAGCAGTCAAGAAGTTACAG AGTGGGACAGTGACATGTCTTCACTGTTGTTGCTTCTCTATCTCCTTCCACCACCTTCAAGTGGAAAGAAGAATATTGTAAAGATCAGTGTCCAAGAAGCATTAAACCACATAGTAAGGTTCCACAAG tcctgTTGCAGTTTCGATGACGTGCTGAGGGCAGGACAGACAACACAGCCGTACATCTTGGCAGTCGGAACTTTGAAGAATTGCATCCATGACTATTACATCATCGTGGATGGACAACTCATTCCCTGCAAGGCGATGTCCTCTCTGGCTGCTTTTGATGAGCTTTTCAAAGCACATTATGTGTTCGGGATTTCATATGATGCTGCTTTACACAGTATGTACACGTTTCTTCAAACAACGGTTTACAACATTGACGTTGGTGTCACTCATGAAAGCCCTCGAGTCAGGGATCTTCGAGCCAAGATTCTAAATTAG